Below is a genomic region from Pseudomonas svalbardensis.
ACCCGATTGATGAGCGAAGTGCGCGAGAAGCGCGGCCTGGCTTACGGCGTCTATTCGGGCTTTTCCCCGATGCAGGCTCGCGGTCCGTTCATGATCAATCTGCAAACCCGCGCCGAGATGAGCGAAGGCACGCTGAAACTGGTGCAGGACGTGCTCGCTGACTACCTTAAAACCGGCCCGACCCAGAAAGAACTCGACGACGCCAAGCGTGAACTGGCCGGCAGCTTCCCGCTGTCCACCGCCAGCAACGCCGATATCGTCGGCCAGCTTGGCGCCATGGGTTTCTACAACTTGCCGCTGAGCTATCTGGATGACTTTATGCGCGAGTCCCAGAGCCTGACGGTCGAGCAGGTCAAAACCGCACTGAACAAACACTTGAGCACGGACAAAATGGTCATCGTCAGCGCTGGCCCGACCGTGCCGCAAAAGCCGTTACCGGCCCCAACTGATAAACCTGCCGAGCAACCGCTCGGGGTTCCGGAGCATTAATGGCCACTCGTCCCAAAAAACCCGTACACAACGTCCATAACGGCGTGAACCAACTGCGCATCATCGGCGGTGAATGGGGCAGCAGAAAGCTGAGTTTCCCGGATGCACCGGGCCTGCGTCCGACCCCGGACCGGGTGCGTGAAACCCTGTTCAACTGGCTCGCGCCTTATGTCGCTGGCGCCAAGGTTCTGGACCCGTTCGCCGGCAGCGGCGCGTTGTTCCTCGAAGCCTTGTCCCGTGGCGCGGCCATGGGTCAGGCGCTGGACGCCAGTAACATCGCGGTCGCCAGCATCAAGGAACATCTGGGCACACTGCGCTGCACCACCGGCCAGATTCAGACCGCCGATGCCCTGCGCTATCTGGAAACACAAACAGCGACCGCTTACGACCTGGTGTTCCTCGATCCGCCCTTCAACCAGAACCTGTTGCCAGGCGTTTGCGCATTGCTTGAAGAACGTCAGTGGCTGGCCGATGAAGCCTGGATCTACACTGAAAGCGAGAATGCGCCATCGAGCCTTGGCTTACCAGGCAACTGGCGCCTGCACCGGGAGCAAAAATCCGGGCGGGTGTATTACGCGTTGTGGCAACGTATGGCAGAGATTGCCGGTTAATCAACCGGCCTGAAAAAGGTGCGCGCCTCAAGCGAGGCTCGCACCGCTGCATCGAGAACCATCGTGTCCCATTCGCCAGAACGTTTCACCCCCGCCTTCGGCCTCGGCAACCCGCACTTGCAAACCTTGTGGGGACCGCTGTGGCGCAAAACCACGCACATAGAACGCCAGCGCGAACGCTTGTGGCTTGAGGATGGCGACTTTCTCGATCTCGACTGGCACGGCCCGCACAGCGCCGATGCACCACTGGTGCTGGTGTTGCACGGTCTGACCGGCTCTTCCAATTCGCCTTACGTGGCCGGGGTGCAGAAAGCACTGGGCGCCCAAGGCTGGGCCAGCGTCGCGCTGAACTGGCGCGGCTGTTCGGGTGAGCCGAATCTGTTGCCACGCAGCTACCATTCCGGCGCCAGTGAAGACCTGGCCGAAACCATCAAACACCTGAAGGCTCAACGACCGCTCGCGCCGTTGTATGCGGTCGGCTATTCCCTGGGTGGCAATGTGTTGCTTAAGCACTTGGGCGAATCCGGCAGCCATAGTGGCGTGGTCGGTGCGGTGGCGGTGTCGGTCCCGTTTCGTCTCGATCAATGCGCCGACCGTATCGGCCAGGGTTTCTCGAAGGTCTATCAGGCGCATTTCATGCGGGAGATGGTGGCCTACATCAAGAACAAACAACGCCAGTTCCAGCATGACGGACGCGAGGATGGACTGGCGGCATTGGCCGCGCTGGGCTCGCTGGAGAACATGCGCACGTTCTGGGATTTCGATGGCCGGGTCACCGCGCCGCTGAACGGTTTCGTCGACGCCAAGGATTACTATCAACGCGCCTCAAGTCGCTATTTCCTTGGCGAGATTCGTACGCCGACCCTGATCATTCAAGCGGCCGATGACCCGTTTGTCTTTCCTCATAGCCTGCCGCAAGCCGACGAATTGTCCGCCTGCACTCAATTCGAGTTACAGACCAAGGGTGGGCATGTCGGCTTCGTCGATGGTTCGGTCAAGCAACCGGGTTACTACCTGGAACGCCGCATCCCACAGTGGTTGACCGCCGTGGGTCGTCAGTAAGGCCATGGACGTCGATCAGGGCGAGTCGATCCGATTCTGGCAAACAGCGCCGTTGGCCGGCGTCGAGTTATTGTCCGCGCGCTACATCGAACACCGTTTCGCCCCCCATGTGCATGACGGTTACGTGATCGGCATGATCATGGCGGGCGCCCAGCGCTATCGCTATCGCGGTGCCGAACACCTGGCGGGCAGCGGCACGCTGGTGCTGATCAATCCAGACGAACTGCACACCGGCCATAAAGGCACGGAGGACGGTTGGTTGTATCGGGCGTTCTATCCGGACAGCGGTCAGATTCTGTCGCTACTCGATGAACTGGAACTGCCGACCAACAACTTACCGGCGTTCGGCGCGACGCTGTATCGCGATCCGGATCTGGTGAAGGGTTTCTGCCAACTGCATCGTCTACTGGAAAGTCCGTCCACTGCCTTGCAACAACAAACGGTCTGGCGGGAAATGATGCCGTTGCTGCTGCAACGGCACGCGGCCGTGCTGATTGCCGGCAAGCCGGGCAAGGAACATCGGGCGGTGACGCGGGCCAAGGATCTGCTGCAAGCACAACTGGCGACGCCGCCTTCGCTGGAAGAACTGGCAGCGGCGGTCAACCTTTCGCCCTTCCACTTCGCCCGGATGTTCCGCCGCGCCACGGGCATGCCGCCGCACACCTGGCTGATGCAGCAGCGCATCGCTCGGGCGCGGGCGCTGTTACAGAGCGGTTGCTTGCCGCTGGAAGTGGCGACGCAATTGGGGTTTGCTGACCAGAGTCATCTGAGTCGGCAATTCAAGCAGGTTTACGGCGTGGGACCGGGCGCGTATCGCAGCGCCCGGCAACTCCCCGGAAGTTGAGGTCGACACAGGTCCAAATGTGGGAGCGAGCCTGCTCGCGAAGGCGGTGGGTCAGTAGGCATCAATGTTGATTGACACTCCGCTTTCGCGAGCAGGCTCGCTCCCACATTGGATCGGGATTACTCGCCGATGGCGATGCCGTGCGCAGGATCATTGATCCACTCGCTCCATGAACCGGCATACAACGATCCCAGCGGATAGCCGGCCAGACACAACGCGAACAGGTTGTGACAGGCCGTCACGCCAGAACCGCAGTACGCCACCAGATCGGTCGGCGAACGATTACCGAGTTTTGCGGCAAAACGCTGCTTGAGCTGATCCGCCGGCAGAAAACGCCCGTCGCTGCCCAGGTTGTCGGTGAACGCCGCACATTGCGCGCCGGGGATGTGCCCGGCAATCGGATCGATCGGCTCTACTTCGCCTTTGAAACGCGGCAAGCCGCGGGCATCGAGCAGGGTCAGCGCGGGCTGGCCGAGACGTTGCTGGAGCTGTTCGGCGCTCAAGATCAGCGCGTTGTCCGGCGACCCCGTGAAGGTGCCACGCTCAATCTGCGGCGCATCAAGACTCAGGGGCAAACCGGCCGCGTGCCAGGCCTTGAGCCCGCCATCCAGAATGAACACGCCGTCACGTTTGCCCAGCCAGGCCAGCAACCACCAGGCCCGCGCCGCGTAGGCACCCGGACCGTCGTCGTACAAAATCACATCGCTGTCGGCGTTGACGCCCCAGGCTTGCAGACGTTCGATCAAGTCTTCAGGTTCAGGCAACGGATGGCGCCCGGTCACACCCTTGATTACTGTCCCGCTCAAATCACGCTCAAGATCGGCAAAGCTCGACCCGGCAATATGCCCTTCGGCATAGCTGCGCTGACCGTAATCCGGGTCTTCGAGGGCAAAACGACAATCCAGAATCACCAGCCCCGGCTGCTCCTTTTTCAGGTCCAACGCTTGCGGGCTGATCAGTTGCGCAATGGCCATGACGGGCTCCTGTGATTGGGCGATGTTTGATCCTACTGCACTTTCTATCCCACTTCTTCCAGCGCTTTGGCCAGCGGCACGTAAAACTCCTCGAACAGCGCATTCACTGCGTCGCGGGACTGATCCGTGACAAAACCGGCCTCCAGCACCAGCACCTGATACACGCCACGTTTAATGGCCTGTTCACTCAGGTGATTGGAATTTTCACGGGTGGTGCACAGAAAACGCACCCAGGACGTCAGGATGATCCAGGCGTTTAGCGTCAGGGATTCGATCTGAACCTTGTCCATTTGCAGGATGCCGGCCTCGACGAAGCCCGCGTAGATGTGCGTGCCATGGATCAGACAGCGTTGGGAAAAGCGCCGATAACGGGCGGCCAGCTCCGGATCACTGTCGAGCAGGTGCTCCAGATCGCGGTGCAAAAACCGGTAGCGCCACATGGCGGCCAGCAGTTCCTGAAGGTAGAAGCGCTTGTCTTCGACCGTGGCGGCACGCCCCTGGGGCGGGCGCAGGAAGCTGTCCACCAGGTTTTCGTACTCACTGAACAGCACGGCGATGATCGCCTGCTTGTTGGGGAAGTGGTAGTACAGGTTGCCCGGGGAAATTTCCATATGGGCAGCAATGTGGTTGGTGCTGATGCTGCGCTCACCCTGCTGATTGAACAGCTCCAGGCTGTTCTGCACGATGCGCTCGCTGGTTTTGATCCGAGGGGCCATGGCTTGGGCTTTAATTCAAAGTGCGTTGACCGGCATCTTACGACCTATCCGCGGGTGGATAAAACAAAGCTGCGCCAGGATGTCATTTGACTTTATAGAGCATAGACTCTAAAACGTCCCTCATTACAATAAATCCGGAGCCGACCATGACTGCTGACATCGCCTACCTGCAAAACCTTCAGCAGCCCCTGGAAGAGCTCCAGACCCTGTTCGACGCTCAACGCGCGGCGTATGCCGCCAACCCGATGCCGCCCGCCGCCCAGCGCCAGCAATGGCTAAAAGCCCTGCGCGATCTGTTGAGCAATGAGCGCCAGGCTCTGATCGATGCCATCAGCCAGGATTTCAGCCATCGCAGCGCCGATGAAACCCTGCTCGCCGAACTGATGCCCAGCCTGCACGGCATTCACTACGCCAGTCAGCACCTCAAAGGCTGGATGAAGGCGTCGAAGCGCAAGGTCGGAGTTGCCTTTCAACCCGCAGCGGCCAAAGTCATTTATCAACCGTTGGGTGTGGTCGGGGTGATCGTGCCGTGGAACTACCCGCTGTATCTGGCCATCGGCCCGTTGGTAGGCGCGTTGTCGGCAGGCAATCGGGTGATGCTCAAGCTCAGCGAATCGACCCCCGTCACCGGTTTGTTGCTCAAGGAACTGCTGGGCCGAATCTTCCCGCAAGACCTGGTCTGCGTGGTACTGGGCGAAGCTGATTTCGGTGTGGCGTTCTCCAGATTGCGTTTCGATCACCTGCTGTTCACCGGCGCCACCAGCATCGGCAAACACGTGATGCGTGCGGCGGCCGAGAACCTGACCCCGGTGACCCTCGAACTCGGCGGCAAATCCCCCGCCATCGTGTCGCGCGACGTGCCACTCAAGGACGCCGCCGAACGCATCGCCTTCGGCAAGACACTCAATGCCGGGCAGACCTGCGTGGCCCCGGACTATGTGCTGGTGCCGGAAGATCGCGTCGGCGCTTTCGTCGAAGCCTATCGTCAGGCGGTTCGCG
It encodes:
- the rsmD gene encoding 16S rRNA (guanine(966)-N(2))-methyltransferase RsmD, yielding MATRPKKPVHNVHNGVNQLRIIGGEWGSRKLSFPDAPGLRPTPDRVRETLFNWLAPYVAGAKVLDPFAGSGALFLEALSRGAAMGQALDASNIAVASIKEHLGTLRCTTGQIQTADALRYLETQTATAYDLVFLDPPFNQNLLPGVCALLEERQWLADEAWIYTESENAPSSLGLPGNWRLHREQKSGRVYYALWQRMAEIAG
- a CDS encoding hydrolase, which produces MSHSPERFTPAFGLGNPHLQTLWGPLWRKTTHIERQRERLWLEDGDFLDLDWHGPHSADAPLVLVLHGLTGSSNSPYVAGVQKALGAQGWASVALNWRGCSGEPNLLPRSYHSGASEDLAETIKHLKAQRPLAPLYAVGYSLGGNVLLKHLGESGSHSGVVGAVAVSVPFRLDQCADRIGQGFSKVYQAHFMREMVAYIKNKQRQFQHDGREDGLAALAALGSLENMRTFWDFDGRVTAPLNGFVDAKDYYQRASSRYFLGEIRTPTLIIQAADDPFVFPHSLPQADELSACTQFELQTKGGHVGFVDGSVKQPGYYLERRIPQWLTAVGRQ
- a CDS encoding AraC family transcriptional regulator, whose protein sequence is MDVDQGESIRFWQTAPLAGVELLSARYIEHRFAPHVHDGYVIGMIMAGAQRYRYRGAEHLAGSGTLVLINPDELHTGHKGTEDGWLYRAFYPDSGQILSLLDELELPTNNLPAFGATLYRDPDLVKGFCQLHRLLESPSTALQQQTVWREMMPLLLQRHAAVLIAGKPGKEHRAVTRAKDLLQAQLATPPSLEELAAAVNLSPFHFARMFRRATGMPPHTWLMQQRIARARALLQSGCLPLEVATQLGFADQSHLSRQFKQVYGVGPGAYRSARQLPGS
- a CDS encoding sulfurtransferase, which produces MAIAQLISPQALDLKKEQPGLVILDCRFALEDPDYGQRSYAEGHIAGSSFADLERDLSGTVIKGVTGRHPLPEPEDLIERLQAWGVNADSDVILYDDGPGAYAARAWWLLAWLGKRDGVFILDGGLKAWHAAGLPLSLDAPQIERGTFTGSPDNALILSAEQLQQRLGQPALTLLDARGLPRFKGEVEPIDPIAGHIPGAQCAAFTDNLGSDGRFLPADQLKQRFAAKLGNRSPTDLVAYCGSGVTACHNLFALCLAGYPLGSLYAGSWSEWINDPAHGIAIGE
- a CDS encoding TetR/AcrR family transcriptional regulator, which codes for MAPRIKTSERIVQNSLELFNQQGERSISTNHIAAHMEISPGNLYYHFPNKQAIIAVLFSEYENLVDSFLRPPQGRAATVEDKRFYLQELLAAMWRYRFLHRDLEHLLDSDPELAARYRRFSQRCLIHGTHIYAGFVEAGILQMDKVQIESLTLNAWIILTSWVRFLCTTRENSNHLSEQAIKRGVYQVLVLEAGFVTDQSRDAVNALFEEFYVPLAKALEEVG
- a CDS encoding coniferyl aldehyde dehydrogenase, translated to MTADIAYLQNLQQPLEELQTLFDAQRAAYAANPMPPAAQRQQWLKALRDLLSNERQALIDAISQDFSHRSADETLLAELMPSLHGIHYASQHLKGWMKASKRKVGVAFQPAAAKVIYQPLGVVGVIVPWNYPLYLAIGPLVGALSAGNRVMLKLSESTPVTGLLLKELLGRIFPQDLVCVVLGEADFGVAFSRLRFDHLLFTGATSIGKHVMRAAAENLTPVTLELGGKSPAIVSRDVPLKDAAERIAFGKTLNAGQTCVAPDYVLVPEDRVGAFVEAYRQAVRGFYPTLTDNPDYTAIINDRQLARLNGYISDATSKGALLIPLFDKGQGRRMSHSLLLNVSNDMMVMQDEIFGPLLPIVPYKDLDQAFAYINERPRPLALYYFGYDKREQHRVLHETHSGGVCLNDTLLHVAQDDMPFGGIGASGMGHYHGHEGFLTFSKAKGVLIKQRFNAAKLIYPPYGKSIQKLIQKLFIR